The window AATGACCACATTAGCGCTCGATGCGGTATCCGCCGCACGCAGCAGTGCCTACCGTAAAACGGCCTGGCGACTGATGCCTTTTCTCATGCTCTGCTACCTGTGCGCCTATCTGGACAGGGTCAATGTCGGCTTTGCGAAGCTGCAGATGATGGACGACCTGGCCCTTTCCGAAGCGGTCTATGGGCTGGGCGCCGGCATGTTCTTCATTGGCTACTTTCTCTGCGAGGTGCCCAGCAACATCATTCTGCACAAAGTGGGCGCTCGACGCTGGATCGCTCGCATCATGATCACCTGGGGCATCATCTCGGCGATGTTCGCCCTGGTGGAGACAGCCTGGCAATTCTATACCCTGCGCTTTTTGCTGGGGATCGCCGAAGCAGGCCTGGCACCAGGGCTTCTGCTGTACCTGACCTATTGGTTCCCGTCTTACCGCCGAGCGAAGATGACCGCGCTGTGGTTCATCGCGATTCCGCTGTCGGGCATGATCGGCGGCCCCTTGTCGGGTTGGATCATGGAGCGCTTTGCCGGCGTTCACGGCTGGGCGGGCTGGCAGTGGATGTTCCTGCTCGAAGCCATCCCCACGGTACTGGTGGGCGTTCTGGTGCTGAGCTACCTGAAGGATGGCGTCGATCAGGCACACTGGTTGAGCGACGAAGAAAAAGCCCTGGTGCGCAAGGAACTGGCTGAAGACGAACAACACAAGGTAAACCACGGCTCGGTGGCCGACTTCATCCGCGACCGTCGGCTCTGGTTGCTGGCGGGCATCTACTTCTGCGTAGTGATGGGCCAGTACGCAATCACGTTCTGGCTACCCACACTGGTACGCAATGCCGGCGTCAGCGAACCTTTGCACATCGGCCTGCTGACCAGCCTGCCGTACCTGTGTGCCATCGTCGCGATGCTGTGGGCCGGGCGCAGCGGCGACCGTCACCGTGAACGCCGCTGGCACCTGGCGATCCCCATGTTGATCGGTGCACTGGGCCTGAGCCTCGCCGCAGCACTGGGCAGCAACCTGACGTTGTCGATCCTCAGCCTGTGCCTCGCTGCGGCTGGAGTGCTATCCGCCTCTTCACTGTTCTGGATGCTGCCCACCACGCTGTTGGGAGGTGTATCGGCGGCGGCAGGCATCGCGGCGGTGAACAGTTTCGCCAACCTCGCCGGCTTCTGCTCGCCCTACCTGATCGGCTGGGTCACTACCACCTTGGGCAGCAATGCCATCGGCATGTATCTCATCACGGCGGTACTCATGTCTGGCGCCTTCCTGGTGTCGCGAGTACCGGCCCATCTGGTCAATCGTTGATTCGATAAAAAGGAGTCACTTCAATGACTGCTGTGCCTACCTACACCGAGGCGCTGCCGCTGGCTGTGCGCGCTCGCAATATCCGCCGCCACGCATTGCGCATGGGGCAAGTCCAGGGCCAGGGCTATGTCGGCCAGGCGCTGGGCGCCGCCGACCTGCTGGCGGTCGCGTATTTCCATGCGCTGCGCCTCGACCCCGGCAACCCCGAATGGGAGCAGCGCGACCGTTTCTACCTGTCCATCGGGCACTACGCGATTGCCCTCTATGCCGCACTGATCGAGGCCGGCGTAATCCCAGAGTATGAGCTTGAAACCTACGGTAGCGACGATAGCCGCTTGCCCATGTCTGGTATGGCTGCCTATACCCCAGGCATGGAGATCACCGGTGGCTCGCTCGGCCACGGCTTGGGCATCGCCGTCGGCGCCTGCCTCGGGCTCAAACGCAAGGGGTCGGACAGCTGGGTGTACAACCTGCTGTCCGATGGCGAGCTCAACGAGGGCTCGACCTGGGAGGCCGCCATGTCGGCCAGCCATTGGCGCCTGGACAACCTGATCGCCATCATCGATGTGAACAACCAGCAGGCGGATGGCCATTCCAGCGAAGTACTGGCCTTCGAGCCAATCGTCGACCGCTGGCAAGCCTTTGGCTGGTTCGTTCAACGCGTGGACGGCAATGACCTGGATGCGCTGGTCGGCGCCTTCGACCAGGCCCGTGCCCACGCCGGGGCGCAACCGCGCGTGATCATCTGCGATACCCGCATGGGCAAAGGCGTGCCTTTCCTGGAAAACCGCGACAAGACGCACTTCATTCGCGTCGATGAAAACGAATGGGACCTCGCCCTGAAAGCGCTGGACGCCGGGAGCCAAGCATGAGCACTGTGAACTCACCCAAGAAACGCCTGACCACCTCGGCCATGATCGCCTCGATTGCCGCCGACGGCCAGCCGACCCGCCCTGCCCCGTTCGGCCATGCCCTGGCAAGCCTTGCCGAGCAACGTCAGGATATAGTTGGCCTAAGTGCCGATCTGTCCAAGTACACCGACCTGCACATATTCGCCAAAGCCCACCCCGAGCGCTTCTATCAAATGGGCATGGCCGAACAATTGCTGATGAGCGCCGCTGCCGGCATGGCACGAGAAGGCATGACCCCCTTTGCCACCACCTATGCGGTGTTCGCTTCCCGTCGGGCCTATGACTTCATCTGCATGGCAATCGCAGAAGAGAACCTCAACGTCAAGATCGTCTGTGGGCTGCCTGGCCTGACCACCGGTTATGGTCCTAGCCACCAGGCCACGGATGACCTGGCCATCTTCCGGGCGATGCCCAACCTGATGATCGTCGACCCCTGTGATGCGCTGGAGATCGAGCAGGCTGTGCCAGCGATCGCCGCCCATCAGGGGCCGGTCTACATGAGGCTGCTGCGCGGCAACGTACCCTTGGTGCTCGATCGCTACGATTACCAGTTCCAGCTGGGCAAGGCACAGGTGCTGCGCGGTGGCCGGGACGTGCTGTTGATAGCCAGCGGCCTCATGACCATGCGCGCGCTGGAGGCTGCCGAGCAGTTGCAAAAGGACGGAGTGG of the Pseudomonas asiatica genome contains:
- a CDS encoding transketolase family protein translates to MSTVNSPKKRLTTSAMIASIAADGQPTRPAPFGHALASLAEQRQDIVGLSADLSKYTDLHIFAKAHPERFYQMGMAEQLLMSAAAGMAREGMTPFATTYAVFASRRAYDFICMAIAEENLNVKIVCGLPGLTTGYGPSHQATDDLAIFRAMPNLMIVDPCDALEIEQAVPAIAAHQGPVYMRLLRGNVPLVLDRYDYQFQLGKAQVLRGGRDVLLIASGLMTMRALEAAEQLQKDGVDVSVLHVPTIKPLDEQTILAEARKPGRLVVTAENHSIIGGLGEAVAGVLLRNGVTPTFRQIALPDAFLDAGALPTLHDRYGISTDAVSRQIKAWL
- a CDS encoding MFS transporter: MTTLALDAVSAARSSAYRKTAWRLMPFLMLCYLCAYLDRVNVGFAKLQMMDDLALSEAVYGLGAGMFFIGYFLCEVPSNIILHKVGARRWIARIMITWGIISAMFALVETAWQFYTLRFLLGIAEAGLAPGLLLYLTYWFPSYRRAKMTALWFIAIPLSGMIGGPLSGWIMERFAGVHGWAGWQWMFLLEAIPTVLVGVLVLSYLKDGVDQAHWLSDEEKALVRKELAEDEQHKVNHGSVADFIRDRRLWLLAGIYFCVVMGQYAITFWLPTLVRNAGVSEPLHIGLLTSLPYLCAIVAMLWAGRSGDRHRERRWHLAIPMLIGALGLSLAAALGSNLTLSILSLCLAAAGVLSASSLFWMLPTTLLGGVSAAAGIAAVNSFANLAGFCSPYLIGWVTTTLGSNAIGMYLITAVLMSGAFLVSRVPAHLVNR
- a CDS encoding transketolase, coding for MTAVPTYTEALPLAVRARNIRRHALRMGQVQGQGYVGQALGAADLLAVAYFHALRLDPGNPEWEQRDRFYLSIGHYAIALYAALIEAGVIPEYELETYGSDDSRLPMSGMAAYTPGMEITGGSLGHGLGIAVGACLGLKRKGSDSWVYNLLSDGELNEGSTWEAAMSASHWRLDNLIAIIDVNNQQADGHSSEVLAFEPIVDRWQAFGWFVQRVDGNDLDALVGAFDQARAHAGAQPRVIICDTRMGKGVPFLENRDKTHFIRVDENEWDLALKALDAGSQA